From Sporichthyaceae bacterium, one genomic window encodes:
- a CDS encoding bifunctional (p)ppGpp synthetase/guanosine-3',5'-bis(diphosphate) 3'-pyrophosphohydrolase yields MTDQIVPATAAETAAQPTSSAARRVAARLARLALQRSPSVNPVLEPLYRSVRATHPKADLRIIERAYETAEECHRGQLRRSGDPYITHPLAVATILADLGMEPATLCAALLHDTVEDTDYTLATVEEDFGAEIAGLVDGVTKLDKVTYGDATQAETVRKMVIAMARDIRVLVIKLADRLHNMRTLRYMPPAKQDKIAKETLEIFAPLAHRLGMNTVKWELEDLAFATLYPKMYDEIVRMVADRAPSRDEYLSKVVDDVSDDLRGARIKSRVTGRPKHYYSIYQKMIVRGREFGDIFDLVGVRILVDTVRDCYATIGVVHARWNPVPGRFKDYIAKPKFNMYQSLHTTVIGPDGKPVELQIRTHAQHRRAEYGVAAHWKYKSELNGETTTGPTLTTGDKAAGADMPWLRQLLDWQKETSDPAEFLESLRFDLSGTEVYVFTPAGDAIALPHHSTPIDLAYAVHTEVGHRCIGARVNGRLVPLESPLANGDVVEILTAKGSGPGSGPSRDWLDFAASPRARNKIKAFFSKERREEAIERGKEELARAMRKQGLPLQRLLTAETLTAIAHDLRLVDITALYAAVGEKHVSAQSVVSRLLISLGGTDSTTEDVAESVSPTRSRGKFAPHGDPGVTVKGADDVWVKLARCCTPVPGDPIMGFVTRGNGVSVHRTDCTNSQSLAGQPERVVEIEWTPTASSVFLVAIQVEALDRARLLADITRVLSDQHVNILSATVATTRDRVAVSRFTFEMGDPKHLVHVLKHVRAVPGVFDAYRTTGSAAQVEPV; encoded by the coding sequence ATGACCGACCAGATCGTACCGGCGACTGCGGCTGAAACGGCCGCCCAGCCGACCTCCAGCGCGGCCCGCCGGGTTGCGGCGCGGCTGGCGCGCCTCGCGCTGCAGCGTTCCCCCTCGGTCAACCCGGTGCTCGAGCCGCTGTACCGCAGCGTCCGGGCCACCCACCCCAAAGCCGACCTGCGGATCATCGAGCGGGCCTACGAGACCGCCGAGGAATGCCACCGCGGCCAGTTGCGGCGCAGCGGTGACCCGTACATCACCCACCCGCTGGCCGTGGCCACGATCCTGGCCGACCTCGGCATGGAGCCGGCCACGCTTTGCGCGGCGCTGCTGCACGACACCGTGGAGGACACCGACTACACGCTGGCCACCGTCGAGGAGGACTTCGGCGCCGAGATCGCCGGCCTGGTCGACGGGGTCACCAAGCTCGACAAGGTCACCTACGGCGACGCCACCCAGGCCGAGACCGTCCGCAAGATGGTCATCGCGATGGCCCGCGACATCCGGGTGCTGGTCATCAAGCTTGCCGACCGGCTGCACAACATGCGCACGCTGCGCTACATGCCGCCTGCCAAGCAGGACAAGATCGCCAAGGAGACCCTGGAGATCTTCGCCCCGCTGGCCCACCGGCTGGGCATGAACACCGTCAAGTGGGAACTCGAGGACCTGGCGTTCGCGACCCTGTACCCGAAGATGTACGACGAGATCGTCCGGATGGTTGCCGACCGCGCGCCCAGCCGTGACGAGTACCTCTCGAAGGTCGTCGACGACGTCTCCGACGACCTGCGCGGGGCCCGGATCAAGAGCCGGGTGACCGGGCGACCCAAGCACTACTACTCGATCTACCAGAAGATGATCGTCCGCGGCCGCGAGTTCGGCGACATCTTCGACCTGGTCGGCGTCCGCATCCTGGTCGACACCGTGCGCGACTGCTACGCGACGATCGGTGTGGTCCACGCCCGCTGGAACCCGGTTCCGGGGCGGTTCAAGGACTACATCGCCAAGCCGAAGTTCAACATGTACCAGTCGCTGCACACCACAGTGATCGGGCCGGACGGCAAGCCCGTCGAGCTGCAGATCCGCACCCACGCCCAGCACCGGCGGGCCGAGTACGGCGTCGCGGCGCACTGGAAGTACAAGTCCGAACTCAACGGCGAGACCACCACCGGGCCGACCCTCACCACCGGCGACAAGGCCGCCGGTGCGGACATGCCCTGGCTGCGGCAGCTGCTGGACTGGCAGAAGGAGACCTCCGACCCGGCAGAGTTCCTCGAGTCGCTGCGGTTCGACCTGTCCGGCACCGAGGTCTACGTGTTCACCCCGGCCGGCGACGCGATCGCGTTGCCGCACCACTCCACCCCGATCGACCTCGCCTACGCCGTGCACACCGAGGTCGGCCACCGCTGCATCGGCGCCCGGGTCAACGGCCGGCTGGTGCCGTTGGAGTCGCCGCTCGCCAACGGCGACGTCGTGGAGATCCTCACCGCCAAGGGTTCCGGCCCAGGCTCCGGTCCCAGCCGCGACTGGTTGGACTTCGCGGCCAGTCCCCGCGCCCGGAACAAGATCAAGGCCTTCTTCTCCAAGGAGCGTCGTGAGGAGGCGATCGAGCGAGGCAAGGAGGAACTCGCCCGCGCGATGCGCAAGCAGGGCCTGCCGCTGCAACGGTTGCTCACCGCCGAGACGCTCACCGCGATCGCGCACGACCTGCGCCTGGTCGACATCACCGCGCTGTACGCGGCGGTGGGGGAGAAACACGTCTCGGCGCAGAGCGTAGTATCCCGGTTGCTCATCTCGCTGGGCGGCACGGACTCCACCACCGAGGACGTCGCCGAGTCGGTGTCCCCGACCCGCTCGCGGGGCAAGTTCGCGCCGCACGGCGACCCCGGGGTCACCGTCAAGGGTGCCGACGACGTCTGGGTCAAGCTCGCCCGCTGCTGCACGCCGGTCCCGGGCGACCCGATCATGGGGTTCGTCACCCGGGGCAACGGGGTCTCGGTCCACCGGACCGACTGCACGAACTCTCAATCGCTGGCCGGCCAGCCGGAGCGGGTCGTCGAGATCGAGTGGACGCCGACCGCGTCCTCGGTGTTCCTGGTCGCGATCCAGGTCGAGGCGTTGGACCGGGCGCGGTTACTGGCCGACATCACCCGGGTGCTGTCAGACCAGCACGTCAACATCCTGTCCGCGACGGTGGCCACGACCCGGGACCGCGTCGCGGTCAGCCGGTTCACCTTCGAGATGGGCGACCCGAAGCACCTGGTCCACGTGCTCAAGCACGTCCGCGCCGTGCCCGGCGTCTTCGACGCCTACCGCACCACCGGATCCGCCGCGCAGGTCGAGCCGGTCTGA
- a CDS encoding adenine phosphoribosyltransferase: MGDWRELIRDIPDFPVPGVVFKDIAPVLADAPALTSMVGEFIEVCRPFRPDAVVAVEARGFLLGAPVALALGVGLVPVRKPGKLPYLTRSVAYALEYGEAVLHMHLDALEPGARVLLVDDVLATGGTLEAAARLVRDADAVPVGAAVLLEIAALEGRTRLADLPMRVLTTA; the protein is encoded by the coding sequence ATGGGCGACTGGCGGGAGCTGATCCGCGACATCCCGGACTTCCCGGTGCCGGGGGTCGTGTTCAAGGACATCGCGCCGGTCCTGGCCGATGCGCCTGCGCTGACCTCGATGGTGGGCGAGTTCATCGAGGTCTGTCGACCGTTCCGGCCGGACGCGGTCGTCGCCGTCGAGGCCCGCGGGTTCCTGCTCGGGGCGCCGGTCGCCTTGGCCCTCGGCGTCGGCCTGGTGCCGGTCCGCAAGCCCGGGAAGCTGCCTTACCTGACCCGCAGCGTCGCGTACGCCCTGGAGTACGGCGAGGCGGTCCTGCACATGCACCTGGACGCGCTCGAGCCCGGTGCCCGGGTCCTGCTGGTCGACGACGTGCTGGCCACCGGCGGCACGCTCGAGGCCGCCGCCCGGCTCGTCCGCGACGCCGACGCCGTCCCGGTGGGCGCGGCGGTGCTGCTGGAGATCGCTGCGTTGGAGGGCCGAACTCGGCTGGCCGACCTGCCGATGCGCGTGTTGACCACCGCCTGA